In Lycium ferocissimum isolate CSIRO_LF1 chromosome 11, AGI_CSIRO_Lferr_CH_V1, whole genome shotgun sequence, a single genomic region encodes these proteins:
- the LOC132036081 gene encoding putative protein phosphatase 2C 76: MARRRGKSTKQQPIKAWNIVIFGFFIACLVGIAMNFKVAKSKTELEPESEEKLDEEILRMLRAIPNKTESIPTQNCHFASSEGRRSYQEDRVTCDLNLKIPLFGASGLEEVRVGAVAVFDGHIGSAASEMASNIFLDKFLLKLNNSIEQSSNLKELLKSSLETTINDIDAEFSEAAFKYHFYAGSTAVVALIYDNHVLVANVGDSKAFLCSQKKISQEAGTAGLLAEELTRDHNAHRLDERARIEASGGVFKFVHNFVPLLMGHFPMTRAIGDVPLKRYGIIANPEMTDWRSLTSKDEFLVVASDGIFESIAPQEVCDFLTVKDHSDPSLLAEQLIQKAYLEGSYDNLSVVLVPLGSGGSSCR, translated from the exons ATGGCTCGACGTAG AGGTAAATCTACGAAACAACAACCGATCAAGGCTTGGAATATTGtcatatttggattttttatTGCCTGTCTTGTTGGAATTGCTATGAACTTTAAGGTAGCTAAGTCTAAGACTGAATTGGAACCTGAATCTGAAGAAAAGTTGGATGaagaaatattaagaatgtTGCGTGCAATTCCAAACAAAACAGAGTCGATTCCAACTCAAAATTGTCACTTCGCATCGTCGGAAGGAAGAAGGTCTTACCAGGAGGATAGAGTAACATGTGACCTTAATCTTAAGATTCCTTTGTTTG GGGCCAGCGGCCTTGAAGAGGTCAGGGTTGGGGCGGTGGCAGTCTTTGATGGTCATATTGGATCGGCTGCTAGTGAGATGGCCTCAAATATCTTTTTGGATAAGTTTCTGCTTAAGCTCAATAACAGTATTGAGCAATCATCTAACTTGAAGGAGTTGCTAAAATCTTCATTAGAAACAACCATTAATGATATTGATGCAGAATTCTCCGAG GCTGctttcaaatatcatttttaTGCGGGATCTACTGCAGTTGTTGCCCTCATATATGACAATCATGTTTTAGTTGCAAATGTTGGCGATTCAAAGGCTTTTCTTTGCTCtcagaaaaaaatatcacaaGAAGCCG GTACGGCTGGTCTTCTCGCCGAGGAGTTGACGAGAGATCATAATGCACATAGGTTGGATGAGAGGGCTAGGATTGAAGCTTCTGGAGGTGTATTCAAATTCGTCCATAATTTTGTTCCTCTCCTCATGGGCCACTTTCCCATGACCCGAGCTATTGGTGATGTTCCTTTGAAAAG ATATGGCATCATAGCTAATCCAGAGATGACTGATTGGCGATCTTTAACCTCAAAGGATGAGTTTTTAGTGGTGGCATCTGATGGAATATTTGAAAGCATAGCTCCCCAGGAAGTCTGTGATTTTCTAACTGTAAAGGACCATTCAGATCCATCATTATTGGCTGAACAACTCATTCAGAAAGCATATTTAGAAGGCAGCTACGATAATTTATCAGTTGTTTTGGTTCCCTTGGGGTCGGGGGGGAGCTCCTGTAGATGA
- the LOC132037469 gene encoding fimbrin-1-like yields the protein MSFVGVIVSDQWLQSQFTQVELRSLKSKFISVKNQNGKVTIGDLPPMMAKLKAFKEMFNEEEIRNILGESGSDANDEIDFESFLRTYLNLQARAAPKVGSSKDSSSSFLKNSTTTLLHTISESEKASYVAHINSYLRDDPFLKQFLPIDPASNALFDLAKDGVLLCKLINVAVPGTIDERAINMKRVINPWERNENHTLCLNSAKAIGCTVVNIGTQDLVEGRPHLVLGLISQIIKIQLLADLNLRKTPQLVELVEDSNDVEELMGLAPEKLLLKWMNFHLKKAGYQKTVANFSSDLKDGEAYAYLLNVLAPEHCSPATLDVKDPTERANLVLEHAEKMDCKRYLDPKDIVEGSSNLNLAFVAQIFHQRSGLSTDSKKVSFAEMMTDDELISREERCFRLWINSLGINSYVNNLFEDVRNGWVLLEVLDKVSPGSVNWKHATKPPIKMPFRKVENCNQVVRIGKQLKLSLVNVGGNDFVQGNKKLILAFLWQLMRFNMLQLLKNLRSRFRGKEITDVDILVWANKKVKNTGRTSKMESFKDKSLSSGLFFLELLSAVEPRVVNWNLVTKGESDEQKKLNATYIISVARKLGCSIFLLPEDIMEVNQKMILTLTASIMYWSLQQTSDEAESPGSTVASDASPPRSTNGSMSPLIAASPDASPAPSISGEASSATPDASPAPSVNGDDETQLIADVPKLELPADDAPADTAEVSKLKWAAEDAASDTAEVAKSKVAADNAPSDTTEVVKLELAAEDAPSDTADVSKLKLAADDAPSDTADVSKSKLAADDAPSDTAKVAKSKLAADDAPSDTTEVSKLELAADDAPSDTLASSVQFENAEIPSDVPLSPQLEDIQQNGLSNEGTKPDNEQ from the exons ATGTCTTTCGTTGGTGTTATTGTTTCTGATCAATGGCTACAAAGTCAATTCACTCAAGTGGAGCTTCGTAGCCTCAAATCCAAA TTTATTTCAGTTAAGAATCAGAATGGAAAAGTTACAATTGGGGACTTACCGCCTATGATGGCGAAATTAAAGGCTTTCAAAGAGATGTTTAATGAGGAAGAGATCCGGAATATCTTGGGTGAATCAGGTTCCGATGCCAATGATGAGATTGATTTCGAAAGCTTCCTTAGA ACATACTTGAATCTGCAAGCTCGAGCTGCCCCAAAAGTAGGCAGTTCTAAAGATTCGTCGTCTTCCTTCCTGAAGAACTCCACAACTACACTTCTTCACACGATAAGTGAATCAGAGAAAGCATCGTATGTTGCTCATATAAACAGCTATCTAAGAGATGATCCGTTCTTAAAGCAATTTCTTCCAATAGATCCAGCTTCGAATGCTTTGTTTGATTTGGCAAAAGATGGAGTTCTTTTATG TAAGCTGATCAATGTAGCTGTACCTGGCACAATAGATGAGCGTGCTATTAACATGAAACGAGTGATAAACCCATGGGAGAGAAATGAGAATCACACCCTTTGCCTCAATTCTGCAAAGGCGATTGGCTGTACTGTTGTAAATATTGGCACTCAGGACCTGGTTGAAGGACGA CCTCACCTAGTACTTGGGCTGATTTCTCAAATCATAAAG ATCCAACTATTGGCAGATCTCAACCTCCGGAAGACCCCTCAGCTTGTGGAACTTGTGGAAGACAGCAAT GATGTCGAGGAGCTCATGGGATTAGCACCAGAAAAGCTCTtactaaaatggatgaattttcATCTCAAGAAAGCTGGCTACCAGAAAACTGTAGCAAATTTTTCTTCTGACTTGAAG GATGGGGAGGCCTATGCTTACCTGCTTAATGTTCTTGCACCAGAGCACTGCAGCCCAGCAACGTTGGATGTCAAGGATCCCACTGAGAGAGCTAACTTAGTTCTTGAACATGCAGAGAAAATGGATTGCAAAAGATACCTAGATCCGAAGGACATAGTTGAAGGCTCATCCAATTTGAATCTTGCTTTTGTTGCACAGATATTCCATCAGAG GAGTGGATTGTCTACTGACAGCAAGAAGGTATCCTTTGCAGAGATGATGACAGATGACGAGCTAATTTCCAGAGAGGAGAGATGCTTCCGATTATGGATTAATAGTCTCGGGATAAACTCTTATGTCAATAATTTGTTTGAAGATGTAAGAAATGG ATGGGTACTTTTGGAGGTGTTGGACAAAGTTTCTCCAGGATCCGTTAATTGGAAGCACGCGACAAAACCTCCAATAAAAATGCCATTTAGGAAAGTTGAAAACTGCAACCAAGTTGTCAGGATTGGGAAGCAGTTGAAACTTTCCCTTGTAAATGTGGGAGGAAACGATTTTGTCCAAGGGAATAAGAAGCTTATACTTG CTTTCTTGTGGCAGTTGATGAGGTTTAATATGCTTCAGCTTTTGAAGAACTTGAGATCGCGTTTCCGAGGGAAGGAGATCactgatgttgatattctcgtTTGGGcaaataaaaaagtgaaaaacaccGGAAGAACATCTAAAATGgagagttttaag GATAAGAGCCTTTCAAGTGGATTATTCTTTCTCGAGCTTCTCAGTGCTGTGGAGCCAAGGGTTGTTAATTGGAATCTTGTCACCAAGGGTGAAAGTG ATGAACAAAAGAAGTTGAATGCTACTTATATCATCAGTGTCGCACGGAAACTTGGGTGTTCTATCTTTCTGTTGCCTGAGGATATCATGGAG GTTAACCAAAAGATGATCCTTACTCTCACTGCCAGCATCATGTACTGGAGCCTTCAGCAGACATCAGACGAAGCAGAATCTCCTGGTAGTACTGTTGCATCTGATGCATCACCACCAAGATCTACGAATGGCTCTATGTCCCCCTTGATTGCTGCTTCTCCTGATGCTTCCCCTGCACCCTCAATTAGTGGAGAAGCATCATCGGCTACTCCTGATGCATCTCCAGCACCATCTGTAAACGGAGATGATGAAACCCAACTTATTGCTGACGTACCAAAGTTGGAGTTGCCTGCTGACGATGCACCAGCTGATACTGCTGAAGTGTCAAAGTTGAAGTGGGCTGCTGAAGATGCAGCATCTGATACTGCTGAAGTGGCAAAGTCGAAGGTGGCTGCTGACAATGCACCATCTGATACTACTGAAGtggtaaaattggaattggcTGCTGAGGATGCACCATCTGATACTGCTGACGTGTCAAAGTTGAAGCTGGCTGCTGACGATGCACCATCTGATACTGCTGACGTGTCAAAGTCGAAGCTGGCTGCTGACGATGCACCATCTGATACTGCTAAAGTGGCAAAGTCGAAGTTGGCTGCTGACGATGCACCATCTGATACTACTGAAGTGTCAAAATTGGAGTTGGCTGCTGACGATGCACCATCTGATACGTTAGCATCTTCAGTGCAGTTTGAAAATGCAGAGATACCATCGGATGTGCCCTTATCCCCCCAACTTGAGGATATACAACAGAATGGCCTCTCAAATGAAGGTACAAAACCAGATAATGAACAATAG
- the LOC132036027 gene encoding probable long-chain-alcohol O-fatty-acyltransferase 3, whose translation MKIQEMSSTYIRFSIIPSLCYCYFISAKIPKGIPRLISLLPIIYIFTILPLYYYSSPFVIAVTTFSITWLSNFKLLLFAFDQGPLSKNGSTKNLSLPIFISMAALPLRKKQHISTQKFPLNLGSKIVLFSVILEIIFHYKSEMHPRLVLICYCLMIFLLIDILTDLFISIFKIFVGLELEPPSNEPYLSTSLQDFWARRWNLTVTNTLRLTVYNPVRLVLFEVVGKEWAQGVATLATFVVSGLMHELIFYYVTRVSPTWEMTWFFVIHGISVIVETRVKRAVKDTWRISGLVSGPLTIGFVVVTAFGLFFPPLIRNGADDMVLEEFGFCVDFIKDKMFQFVSHSR comes from the coding sequence ATGAAAATCCAAGAAATGTCATCAACTTATATTCGTTTCTCTATAATTCCTTCTCTTTGTTACTGCTATTTCATATCTGCAAAAATCCCAAAAGGAATTCCAAGGCTTATTTCTCTTCTACCCATTATTTACATCTTCACAATTCTCCCactttattattattcatctccATTTGTTATAGCAGTCACCACTTTCTCCATTACTTGGCTTTCCAATTTTAAACTCCTCCTCTTTGCTTTTGATCAGGGcccactttccaaaaatggatcAACAAAAAATTTATCACTTCCAATTTTCATTTCCATGGCTGCCCTTCCTCTTAGAAAAAAACAACATATTTCTACACAAAAATTCCCATTAAATTTAGGTTCAAAAATTGTCCTATTTTCTGTAATCTTGGAGATTATTTTTCATTACAAAAGTGAAATGCATCCAAGATTGGTGTTAATCTGCTATTGTttaatgatttttcttttgattgatattttaactgatctttttatttctatattcaaaatatttgtgGGGTTAGAGTTAGAGCCACCATCAAATGAACCATATTTATCAACTTCATTACAAGATTTTTGGGCACGAAGATGGAACCTCACAGTAACAAATACACTGCGTCTCACTGTATACAATCCTGTAAGGTTAGTGTTGTTTGAGGTGGTCGGCAAAGAGTGGGCCCAAGGTGTTGCCACGTTGGCAACTTTTGTTGTTTCTGGTTTAATGCATGAGTTGATATTTTATTATGTGACACGTGTGAGTCCCACGTGGGAAATGACGTGGTTCTTTGTGATTCATGGGATTTCTGTGATTGTGGAGACACGTGTGAAGAGAGCTGTGAAGGACACGTGGCGGATTTCTGGGCTTGTTTCTGGCCCGTTAACGATTGGGTTTGTGGTGGTTACTGCTTTTGGGCTTTTTTTTCCACCGTTAATTAGGAATGGTGCTGATGATATGGTACTTGAAGAATTTGGGTTTTGTGTTGACTTTATCAAAGACAAAATGTTTCAATTTGTGAGTCATTCTAGATag
- the LOC132036273 gene encoding LOW QUALITY PROTEIN: cell division protein FtsZ homolog 1, chloroplastic-like (The sequence of the model RefSeq protein was modified relative to this genomic sequence to represent the inferred CDS: deleted 1 base in 1 codon): MAILGLSNPAELASSSSLPFYQRPNTSFITKQCLFTGVRRKSLLRPQGLRISSSFSPMDSAKIKVIGVGGGGNNAVNRMIGSGLQGVDFYAVNTDAQALLQSAAEHPLQIGELLTRGLGTGGNPSLREQAAEESKEAIANSLKGSDMVFITAGMGGGTGSGAAPVVAQIAKEAGYLTVGVVTYPFSFEGRKRSVQALEAIEKLQKNVDTLIVIPNDRLLDIADEQTPLQDAFLLADDVLRQGVQGISDIITIPGLVNVDFADVKAVMKDSGTAMLGVGVSSSKNRAEEAAEQATLAPLIGSSIQSATGVVYNITGGKDITLQEVNRVSQVVTSLADPSANIIFGAVVDERYNGEIHVTIIATGFTQSFQKTLLSDPRGAKLVEKGTGIQESMASAATLRSSNSPSTTSRTPTRRLFF, from the exons ATGGCTATTTTAGGGCTT TCAAATCCAGCAGAAttagcttcttcttcttctttacctTTTTACCAAAGACCTAACACTTCCTTCATTACTAAACAATGCTTATTCACTGGAGTTCGCCGGAAAAGTTTATTAAGGCCCCAAGGTTTGAGGATTTCGAGCTCATTTAGTCCAATGGATTCAGCTAAGATTAAAGTTATtggtgttggtggtggtggtaatAATGCCGTTAACCGTATGATTGGTAGTGGCTTACAG GGTGTTGACTTCTATGCTGTAAATACGGATGCTCAAGCACTGCTACAGTCTGCTGCCGAGCACCCACTTCAAATTGGAGAACTTCTGACTCGTGGGCTTG GTACTGGCGGCAATCCTTCTTTG AGGGAACAGGCAGCTGAGGAGTCAAAGGAAGCCATTGCAAATTCTCTAAAAGGTTCAGATATGGTGTTCATAACAGCAGGAATGGGTGGAGGTACAGGATCTGGTGCTGCTCCTGTTGTGGCTCAAATAGCAAAAGAAGCAGGTTATTTGACTGTGGGTGTTGTCACATATCCGTTCAGCTTTGAAGGACGTAAAAGATCCGTGCAG GCTTTGGAAGCAATTGAAAAACTTCAGAAAAATGTCGACACTCTTATAGTAATTCCCAATGACCGTCTACTAGATATTGCTGATGAGCAGACACCACTTCAAGATGCTTTTCTTCTTGCTGATGATGTGTTACGTCAAGGTGTCCAAGGCATATCTGATATAATTACC ATACCTGGGCTTGTAAATGTGGATTTTGCCGATGTAAAGGCAGTGATGAAAGATTCTGGAACTGCAATGCTTGGAGTTGGGGTTTCATCAAGCAAGAACCGAGCTGAAGAAGCAGCCGAACAAGCAACTCTGGCCCCTCTAATTGGATCGTCGATTCAATCTGCAACTGGGGTGGTATATAACATTACAGGAGGAAAAGACATAACTTTGCAGGAAGTGAATAGGGTCTCCCAG GTGGTCACCAGTCTGGCCGATCCATCCGCTAACATCATATTTGGTGCTGTTGTGGATGAGCGCTACAATGGCGAAATACACGTGACAATAATTGCAACTGGTTTCACCCAGTCGTTTCAGAAGACTCTTCTATCTGACCCACGAGGAGCAAAGCTAGTTGAGAAGGGCACAGGAATCCAAGAAAGCATGGCATCAGCTGCTACCCTGAGATCATCAAACTCACCTTCGACGACATCACGAACACCTACTCGAAGGCTGTTCTTTTAG
- the LOC132036423 gene encoding transcription initiation factor TFIID subunit 6-like, with protein MSIVLEEAIEVISQSIGITNLSADVLPALAADVEYRIREIMQEAIKCMRHSKRTTLSTDDVDSALTLRNVEPIYGFASGDPLRFRRAAGHKDLFYIEEKDVEFKDVIEAPLPKAPLDTALFAHWLAIEGVQPAIPENPPLEALAQLPADNRKAEYKEDGVPVDLKIPVKHVLSRELQLYYDKITELTVNKSNSPLFKEALASLATDPGLHPLVPYFTYFVADEVARNLNNFDLLFALMRLVWSLLQNSHLHIEPYLHQSMPSVMTCLVARRLGNKISDNHWELRDFTAKLVALICRRYGSVYHSLQPRVTKTLLHAYLDPAKALPQHYGAIQGLAALGPGVVRLLVLPNLEAYLRLLEPEMQLEIQKNEMKRHEAWRVYGALMRAAGLCMYEHFKMLPASLSPANRTFLKSKLKVLTTLSNKRKASTDDMISEPSTKKLVTDGPAPLLSDSSPVGIQGATDGQATTVGVTDADLSSGPQGLQNETVINERRTSRREINGGQSQKAPVALGQTWKKDIDAANLLPPLFDYFGESMLFFAPSPELSFFL; from the exons GAGGCTATTAAATGTATGCGTCATTCGAAAAGGACTACTTTATCTACTGATGATGTGGATTCTGCTCTCACGTTGAGAAATGTGGAG CCAATATATGGTTTTGCTTCGGGAGATCCTTTACGTTTCAGGAGAGCTGCTGGGCATAAGGATTTGTTCTATATTGAAGAGAAGGATGTAGAATTTAAAGAT GTGATCGAAGCGCCTCTGCCAAAAGCACCATTAGATACTGCTCTTTTTGCTCACTGGTTAGCTATAGAAGGGGTACAGCCTGCTATTCCTGAAAACCCTCCACTTGAAG CACTTGCTCAGCTGCCTGCTGATAACCGAAAGGCCGAGTATAAGGAGGATGGAGTTCCCGTTGATCTGAAAATACCTGTTAAGCATGTCTTATCCCGTGAGCTTCAG CTTTATTATGACAAGATTACAGAGCTTACCGTGAATAAATCTAACTCCCCTCTCTTTAAAGAAGCTCTAGCAAGCTTAGCAACAGATCCTGGGCTCCATCCTTTAGTTCCTTACTTCACATATTTTGTTGCTGATGAG GTTGCACGgaatttgaataattttgatCTCCTTTTTGCTTTGATGAGGCTGGTCTGGAGCCTTCTTCAGAATTCTCATTTACATATAGAACCATAT CTGCATCAGTCGATGCCGTCTGTAATGACATGCCTTGTTGCAAGAAGGTTGGGAAATAAAATCTCTGACAACCACTGGGAACTTAGGGATTTCACAGCTAAGTTGGTTGCTTTAATATGCAGGCG ATATGGGTCTGTGTATCACAGTCTCCAGCCACGTGTCACGAAGACTTTGCTGCATGCTTATCTTGATCCAGCTAAGGCACTGCCTCAGCATTATGGAGCAATTCAAGGGCTAGCAGCTCTTGGACCTGGTGTG GTTCGCCTACTTGTGCTGCCAAATCTCGAGGCTTATTTGCGATTGTTGGAGCCTGAAATGCAGCTTGAgatacaaaaaaatgaaatgaagagaCATGAAGCTTGGCGTGTATACGGGGCCTTGATG CGCGCTGCGGGTTTATGCATGTATGAGCATTTCAAGATGCTTCCTGCCTCTCTATCTCCAGCAAATCGGACATTCCTGAAGAGTAAATTGAAAGTCTTGACTACATTGTCGA ACAAACGCAAAGCGAGTACGGACGACATGATCTCAGAGCCGTCAACCAAGAAATTAGTGACAGATGGTCCTGCACCACTGCTATCAGATTCTTCGCCTGTAGGCATACAAGGAGCTACTGATGGACAAGCGACGACAGTGGGTGTTACAGATGCAGACTTATCGTCAGGGCCACAAGGTTTGCAAAATGAGACTGTGATCAATGAGAGGAGAACCAGCAGAAGGGAGATTAATGGTGGGCAAAGCCAGAAAGCACCAGTTGCTCTTGGTCAGACCTGGAAGAAGGATATAGATGCTGCAAATTTGTTGCCGCCTCTGTTTGATTATTTTGGTGAAAGTATGCTCTTCTTTGCACCTTCCCCTGAGTTGTcattctttttgtaa